In Candidatus Methylomirabilota bacterium, the following proteins share a genomic window:
- a CDS encoding cytidylate kinase family protein, with product MAIVTMSHEMGSGGAEIGAALAERLGYRYVDQDMISQAAGRYGVGEEKLVQLDETKPSLFERFDVETRQYITVLQSALLDVAEQDNVVIMGRGGQVLLRGIGHVLRVRIMAPFDMRVKRVMKKMAGQMGESMDARTTAEMVRRNDQEKFGRMRYLYDVDWSDPALYDVVINTEKLATQGAVDVIVGLLGRPELAATEASRQAVRDRALASRVRTALAAHPETRKYRINVEADRGVIQLEGTAALEKASEVARTVPSVVDVRGQLLEVPPIPPFVA from the coding sequence ATGGCCATCGTGACGATGTCGCACGAGATGGGGTCGGGGGGCGCGGAGATCGGTGCGGCACTGGCCGAGCGGCTCGGTTACCGCTACGTGGACCAGGACATGATCTCGCAGGCCGCGGGTCGGTACGGGGTCGGCGAGGAAAAGCTGGTCCAGCTCGACGAAACCAAGCCCTCCCTCTTCGAGCGCTTCGACGTCGAGACGCGCCAGTACATCACCGTCCTGCAGTCGGCCCTGCTGGACGTGGCCGAGCAGGACAACGTCGTGATCATGGGTCGGGGGGGGCAGGTGCTCCTCCGGGGGATCGGCCACGTGCTCCGGGTGCGGATCATGGCGCCCTTCGACATGCGCGTGAAGCGCGTGATGAAAAAGATGGCGGGCCAGATGGGGGAGAGCATGGACGCCCGGACCACGGCCGAGATGGTCCGGCGGAACGACCAGGAGAAGTTCGGGAGGATGCGATATCTCTACGACGTGGACTGGTCCGACCCGGCGCTCTACGATGTCGTGATCAACACCGAGAAGCTGGCGACCCAGGGGGCCGTCGACGTCATCGTGGGTCTCCTCGGACGTCCGGAGCTGGCGGCCACCGAGGCGTCGCGTCAGGCCGTGCGGGACCGTGCGCTGGCCTCCCGCGTCCGGACCGCCCTCGCCGCCCACCCGGAGACGCGCAAGTACCGCATCAACGTCGAGGCTGATCGGGGCGTCATCCAGCTCGAGGGTACCGCCGCTCTGGAGAAAGCGTCCGAGGTGGCCCGGACGGTCCCCAGCGTGGTCGACGTCAGAGGGCAGCTCCTGGAGGTGCCCCCCATCCCGCCATTCGTGGCTTGA